In the Acidobacteriota bacterium genome, TCTGCCGAGACTTTGCCCGGTAGAACGATTGCTTTTAATTTTGTTTCGGGCGTATAATCGCGCCCGCCAACATCTTCAAAAAATTACATCTCCTGCACACGAACTAAAGGCTATGACAGAGGTGGAACAAATGTCTTTAGACGTATCTTCAAAGTATCTTCAAAATAACTTCAAAGCGGATAAACCCGACGATTTATCCAGTTACGAGTTTGAAGATTTTCGTCTCGATGCAACTCATCGGATGCTGTATAAAAATGAAGAGGTCGTTTCGCTGACTCCGAAGCAGGTTGAAACCCTCGTTGCGTTGGTCGAACGCTGTGGTCAAATCGTCAGCAAAGACGAATTGATGAGGCGGCTATGGGCGGATGCGACGGTCGAAGAATCGAATCTTTCGCAAAATCTTTATGTTCTGCGAAAGACGCTCGGTAGATGCGCGAATGGCAAACCGCTAATCGAAACCTTTCGACGGCGCGGTTATCGTTTTAATGGCGCACTAAAAAATTCAACTGAAATTGAACGTCTAGTTGCCTCGGGAACCAAAACACTCGCCTGCACCGAGGAAAAGACGAGCGTGCCAAGCGAAAACGGAGTCGAAACCAAAGCGGTTCAACCGATTCGACCGCATCACAGGCTGAATATTTCCCAGGTGGTCAGCAATAAAAAAATTTTTGCAGTATTGCTGACCACCATTGGTTTAGCCTTCGGCGTGTGGTTAGGCGCGCGACAATTATTGCGAAATTCGGAAAACCATCGTCGTTCGTTGCCAACGATGAACCTCGCGCGATTCACCAATTCGGGCAACATCGTAACCGCTGCCATTTCGCCCGACGGAAAATATGTCGCTACAGTGTTGGATATAAATGGACGGCAAAGTCTTTGGCTGCGACAAACCGCCGCCGCTGCCAGAGGTTTACAATTGACGGCGCCCACAATGGTCGAATTCTGGGGCATTACTTTTTCCAAAGACAGCAATTTTATCTATTACGTTTCGTGGGAAAGGAATCAATCTGATGCCGCACTTTATCGCATTCCCGCCTTCGGCGGGGTGGCGGAAAAAATCCCGGCGTTTTCGCTTGACACACCGATTACCTTCGCCCCTGACGGCAATCGTTTTGCTTATACTACGGCTATTTTAACCGCCACCGCCGAAAGCTATCTGGAGGTTGCCAAGGCGGACGGAAGCGAGCCGCAAACCTGGCTCAAACGTCCCAAGCCCTATTTCTTTGCCGTCTATCCGGGCGGCGCGGATTGGTCGCCTGACGGCAACCATATTGCTTATGCCGCAGGTGGACAAGCGGACAACAAAGAATTAGGAATTTTTGTGCTGGATGTGGAGACTCAACAGGAAACTGCGCTTGCTTCGCGGGGTTGGAATCACATCGGGCGCGTGGCATGGTTGGGCGACGGCAGCGGCATAATATTTTCAGCGAATGAGAGAATGGACGAACCGCGCCAACTTTGGTTTGTTTCTTATCCTGACGGGATGACGCGCAAACTGACGAGTGATTTGCACGATTATCAAAGCGTCAGCGTGACGGCGGACGCGAAAACCTGGGCGGCGATTCAAACTCAGGAAAATTTCGCGATTCTGGTTTCCGCCGGTGAAAATCTTTCCCGACCAAAAGAGATTTTTAAGGAGGTCGGCGCGCCGCGGGAAAAATTTTCATGGACGCCCGATGGCAAAATCGTCTTTGCCTCACGCGTTGGAGGCAGTTGGGATATTTTTATGATGGATACAGATGGCGACAACAAAAAGCAACTGACCAACGATCCGCACGACGATATTTTCCCGGCGGTTTCGCCGGATGGCAAGCACATTTACTTCGTGTCAAACCGCACCGGAAATTCCAATATCTGGCGGATGGAGATTGACGGCAGCAACCTCACACAGTTCACTGACGGCGCAAATGAAACGTTTCCTGAATGTTCTCCCGATGGGAATTGGCTGGTGTTTCAAAGAGGTTTCGGCACCGAAACGCCAACCGTCTGGAAAATTTCGACCAGTGGCGGCAAACCGCAGCCTTTGCAAGAGCGTTTCGCGCAAAGACCGACTTTTTCGCCCGATGGAAAATTGCTTGCTTACGTTAGTTTGGAAGGCGAAATTTGGCGCGTTAAAATAGTTTCGTTTGCAAGTGGCGAATTGATAAAAAGTTTTCCTTTTCCCCTCAACATTGTTTCGCGCACTTTTCGGTGGACTCGCGACGGACAAAATCTGGCTTATATCAGGAAAACAGACGATGTTTTAAGTTTGTGGTTTCAACCTTTAAACGGCGACCCGCCGAAACGGCAGAGCGATTTTAACGCCCAGTACATTGCTTTTTTCGATTGGTCGCCTGACGGAACATCGCTCGCCTTGACGCAATCCACCAAGACGAGCGATGTGATTTTAATGCGCGACGCTGATCAATAATTGGCTCACTCAAAATTGCCCGAACCCCAGATGAACCGGGTGTTATATGGTTTAGCAAACGACTGAAGTTCTGCGCTCGTTGATAAATTGAAAATGCAAACATCTCCTGACAGCAGCGGATGTTTCAAATCATCGAGCACAAGTGACAGTACGATTTCGCACTTCAAGAATTTTTTCAGGTTATTTGCCTGGGCTTGATAAAATCATCCACCGAACTTCTCATTAACGACAAGAAGCAACCTCAACGCAACTTTATCAAATCCAAATTCGGAAAACCTTTGTGCTATGATTGAACAGCACGGTTTTTATCGAATGGGAAATTTGCGATGCCGGAAGCGGTTCAATTTTTGAAAACTTTTCGCGCCCGCCTGGTGCTGTTGCTGGCGGCTTGTCTGGCGCTCACCATCGGCGTCGTGCTGGCGCTCGAT is a window encoding:
- a CDS encoding winged helix-turn-helix domain-containing protein gives rise to the protein MSLDVSSKYLQNNFKADKPDDLSSYEFEDFRLDATHRMLYKNEEVVSLTPKQVETLVALVERCGQIVSKDELMRRLWADATVEESNLSQNLYVLRKTLGRCANGKPLIETFRRRGYRFNGALKNSTEIERLVASGTKTLACTEEKTSVPSENGVETKAVQPIRPHHRLNISQVVSNKKIFAVLLTTIGLAFGVWLGARQLLRNSENHRRSLPTMNLARFTNSGNIVTAAISPDGKYVATVLDINGRQSLWLRQTAAAARGLQLTAPTMVEFWGITFSKDSNFIYYVSWERNQSDAALYRIPAFGGVAEKIPAFSLDTPITFAPDGNRFAYTTAILTATAESYLEVAKADGSEPQTWLKRPKPYFFAVYPGGADWSPDGNHIAYAAGGQADNKELGIFVLDVETQQETALASRGWNHIGRVAWLGDGSGIIFSANERMDEPRQLWFVSYPDGMTRKLTSDLHDYQSVSVTADAKTWAAIQTQENFAILVSAGENLSRPKEIFKEVGAPREKFSWTPDGKIVFASRVGGSWDIFMMDTDGDNKKQLTNDPHDDIFPAVSPDGKHIYFVSNRTGNSNIWRMEIDGSNLTQFTDGANETFPECSPDGNWLVFQRGFGTETPTVWKISTSGGKPQPLQERFAQRPTFSPDGKLLAYVSLEGEIWRVKIVSFASGELIKSFPFPLNIVSRTFRWTRDGQNLAYIRKTDDVLSLWFQPLNGDPPKRQSDFNAQYIAFFDWSPDGTSLALTQSTKTSDVILMRDADQ